Proteins from a genomic interval of Salmo salar chromosome ssa14, Ssal_v3.1, whole genome shotgun sequence:
- the hsd17b7 gene encoding 3-keto-steroid reductase/17-beta-hydroxysteroid dehydrogenase 7 isoform X1 yields MEKVILVTGANSGIGLALCERLLCEDSRLQLCLACRNMQRAEAARSALLTSHPDAHIDLLHLDVGSVRSVLHAAHKVKARYNRLDYLYLNAGIMPNPQIDIKAFFKGLFSSNVVKMFATAEGLLTQQDRVNKDGLQEVFATNLFGHFVLVRELDSILCQAGQTSRVVWTSSSNARRSAFSLEDVQHRLGTEPYASSKYASDLISLALNRHNNSQGLYSSVICPGLVMTNLTYGILPSFFWTLIMPIMYLIRIFTHTFTLTPYNGAGALHSLFLKKTESLDPRAKYHSLTSGMGSNYTQPRQMDIDDDMSEALYVKLLEMEKAARKRLKEEDDNKQAYKKYLNQTE; encoded by the exons ATGGAGAAAGTGATTTTAGTGACCGGCGCGAACAG TGGTATCGGCCTAGCCCTGTGTGAGCGGCTGCTCTGTGAGGACAGTCGGCTGCAGCTGTGTCTGGCCTGCAGGAACATGCAGAGGGCTGAGGCGGCCCGCTCCGCTCTGCTGACCTCTCACCCCGACGCCCACATAGACCTGCTGCACCTGGATGTGGGCTCTGTCCGCTCGGTTCTCCACGCCGCCCACAAGGTCAAGGCTAG GTACAACAGACTGGACTACCTATACCTTAATGCCGGGATCATGCCAAATCCACAGATTGACATCAAAGCCTTTTTCAAGGGCCTATTTTCTAG CAACGTCGTGAAAATGTTTGCCACAGCAGAGGGCCTCCTGACCCAGCAGGACCGTGTCAACAAAGACGGACTACAGGAAGTTTTCGCCACAAACCTCTTTGGACACTTTGTGCTG GTCAGGGAGCTAGACTCTATCCTTTGCCAGGCTGGTCAGACCTCCCGGGTAGTGTGGACTTCGTCCAGCAATGCCAGACGCTCGGCCTTCAGTCTAGAAGATGTCCAGCACAGACTGGGGACCGAGCCCTACGCGTCCTCCAAGTATGCCTCCGACCTCATCAGCCTTGCCCTCAACAGACACAACAACAGCCAG GGGCTGTATTCATCAGTGATTTGTCCAGGGCTGGTGATGACCAATCTTACCTATGGCATCCTCCCTTCCTTCTTCTGGACCCTCATCATGCCCATCATGTATCTT ATAAGAATCTTCACCCACACGTTCACACTGACACCGTACAATGGAGCTGGAGCATTG CACTCGCTGTTTCTGAAAAAAACAGAGTCCCTGGATCCGAGGGCAAAGTATCACAGTTTGACGTCAGGCATGGGGAGCAACTACACGCAGCCTCGACAA ATGGACATCGATGACGACATGTCAGAGGCCCTGTATGTGAAACTGCTGGAAATGGAAAAAGCTGCTCGTAAGAGATTGAAAGAAGAGGATGACAATAAACAAGCCTACAAAAAGTACCTCAACCAGACAGAGTAG
- the hsd17b7 gene encoding 3-keto-steroid reductase/17-beta-hydroxysteroid dehydrogenase 7 isoform X2: MEKVILVTGANSGIGLALCERLLCEDSRLQLCLACRNMQRAEAARSALLTSHPDAHIDLLHLDVGSVRSVLHAAHKVKARYNRLDYLYLNAGIMPNPQIDIKAFFKGLFSSNVVKMFATAEGLLTQQDRVNKDGLQEVFATNLFGHFVLVRELDSILCQAGQTSRVVWTSSSNARRSAFSLEDVQHRLGTEPYASSKYASDLISLALNRHNNSQGLYSSVICPGLVMTNLTYGILPSFFWTLIMPIMYLIRIFTHTFTLTPYNGAGALSPWIRGQSITV; this comes from the exons ATGGAGAAAGTGATTTTAGTGACCGGCGCGAACAG TGGTATCGGCCTAGCCCTGTGTGAGCGGCTGCTCTGTGAGGACAGTCGGCTGCAGCTGTGTCTGGCCTGCAGGAACATGCAGAGGGCTGAGGCGGCCCGCTCCGCTCTGCTGACCTCTCACCCCGACGCCCACATAGACCTGCTGCACCTGGATGTGGGCTCTGTCCGCTCGGTTCTCCACGCCGCCCACAAGGTCAAGGCTAG GTACAACAGACTGGACTACCTATACCTTAATGCCGGGATCATGCCAAATCCACAGATTGACATCAAAGCCTTTTTCAAGGGCCTATTTTCTAG CAACGTCGTGAAAATGTTTGCCACAGCAGAGGGCCTCCTGACCCAGCAGGACCGTGTCAACAAAGACGGACTACAGGAAGTTTTCGCCACAAACCTCTTTGGACACTTTGTGCTG GTCAGGGAGCTAGACTCTATCCTTTGCCAGGCTGGTCAGACCTCCCGGGTAGTGTGGACTTCGTCCAGCAATGCCAGACGCTCGGCCTTCAGTCTAGAAGATGTCCAGCACAGACTGGGGACCGAGCCCTACGCGTCCTCCAAGTATGCCTCCGACCTCATCAGCCTTGCCCTCAACAGACACAACAACAGCCAG GGGCTGTATTCATCAGTGATTTGTCCAGGGCTGGTGATGACCAATCTTACCTATGGCATCCTCCCTTCCTTCTTCTGGACCCTCATCATGCCCATCATGTATCTT ATAAGAATCTTCACCCACACGTTCACACTGACACCGTACAATGGAGCTGGAGCATTG AGTCCCTGGATCCGAGGGCAAAGTATCACAGTTTGA